TAACTATTGTTAGCTGTTCAATTATTCAAAGAGAGGCCCACATAATATAATGCAATTAAAATATTGATTTTCAATACTATATATAAACTTTAAGCACACAAAAAGGTCATGCTTTAATCATTCAAGACTATTGTATTATAATACCAGGTTTAAGCATAACTCTTAAACCATTTTTTGTCACGTATCCCATAAATTTCAAACAATGATTAAAATCAAGAATACAATTCTATATTTTTGCCCAATCTTTGCCAATTTTCAAAGGACACAAAAACTCAAAATATGAAGGTATTAGTTACCGGTGCTGCAGGATTTATTGGTTTTTTCGTAGCAAAAAGTTTAATCGACAAAGGGCATAAGGTGATAGGCTTGGATTGTATAAACGATTACTATGACCCCAACCTTAAATATGCACGACTAAAAGAGTTAGGTATTGATCAGCTCAAAGCAGAAAAATTCAACACCATAAGTAAAAGTGTCATTTTTGGTGATTCGTTCAAGTTCATACGCTTGCACTTGGAAGATAGATCTGAGCTACCAAAGCTTTTTGAATCTGAAAAGTTTGATGTCGTGTGTAATTTGGCCGCCCAAGCAGGTGTGCGGTACAGTCTCGAAAATCCAGAGGCTTATATTGACAGTAATATAGTAGGCTTTTTAAATATTTTGGAATGTGTACGAAACTATGGTGTTAAGCACTTGGTATATGCAAGCAGCTCCAGCGTATATGGCCTTAACAAGAAGGTTCCATTTGAAACCACTGATAATGTCGATAACCCCATAAGTCTGTATGCTGCAACCAAAAAGAGTAATGAACTTATGGCCCATACGTACAGCCACCTCTATGGATTTAATTCTACCGGGTTACGCTTTTTTACAGTTTATGGACCTTGGGGACGACCAGACATGGCCATGTTTCTGTTTACTGATGCTATTTTAAACAATAACCCCATAAAAGTCTTTAATGAAGGAAATATGGAAAGGGACTTTACCTACATCGATGATATTACTGAGGGAGTGGTTAGAATAATAGAGAATCGTGTTGTGAATAGGCCTAACTATAAGGTGTACAATATTGGCAATAATAATTCCGTAAAGCTTTTGGATTTCATTGCCGGCATAGAAGACGAGCTTGGAGTAAAGGCAAAAAAACAACTATTGCCCATGCAACCTGGCGATGTAGAAAAAACCTGGGCCAATGTTGATGAATTGGTACATGATTATGACTACCGCCCAAACACTCCAATTTCAAAAGGGGTTAAAGCATTTATAGCGTGGTACCGTTCTTATTACTCTCTTTAAGGCTACGAGAATTTATAGCAGAACATTCTTGATGTGTGCTGTCTTTTTCAGTAGAGCC
The nucleotide sequence above comes from Flagellimonas sp. HMM57. Encoded proteins:
- a CDS encoding NAD-dependent epimerase — its product is MKVLVTGAAGFIGFFVAKSLIDKGHKVIGLDCINDYYDPNLKYARLKELGIDQLKAEKFNTISKSVIFGDSFKFIRLHLEDRSELPKLFESEKFDVVCNLAAQAGVRYSLENPEAYIDSNIVGFLNILECVRNYGVKHLVYASSSSVYGLNKKVPFETTDNVDNPISLYAATKKSNELMAHTYSHLYGFNSTGLRFFTVYGPWGRPDMAMFLFTDAILNNNPIKVFNEGNMERDFTYIDDITEGVVRIIENRVVNRPNYKVYNIGNNNSVKLLDFIAGIEDELGVKAKKQLLPMQPGDVEKTWANVDELVHDYDYRPNTPISKGVKAFIAWYRSYYSL